A segment of the Diachasmimorpha longicaudata isolate KC_UGA_2023 chromosome 5, iyDiaLong2, whole genome shotgun sequence genome:
tattaattgaatatttctaacgaggatatttttttagaaaacattcttatgatattttttaatggaattacTCATTGAAGAGATAATTAGGCTCTCGTATGAGGATTTTTAGTGTTGGATATGAGAGTTGAAGGCAAAATATTGGACacgactttttttattttcaaaaacaatggaaaatgaacgggttatttacaaaagatttttcctttttttccatGGAAATCAATACGTATCTCATATTTTGGGCGCAAATATTTGTAAATCGAACGACAAGCCGATTATATTATCATCTTAATAAAGCATGTAAAAgaaatcattttattaaattttgaacAGCAAAAACTATGAGATGTTTTCTCTTGAATTCAACAGATAATGAAAGGATTTAATTGACGAATcaaaattaacgaaaataGTAAATGTCTCATGCGAATTTTCgtaaacaatttaaatatgCGCAAGAAAAATGGCCAtatcgtaaaaaaatgaaactttcTCACCAGTTCTGAGATACTTTCCATTCCCAAGATCCACAAAAACCGGAGCATCCAGTAGTCGACTGGTTTCATTGACCATCCTGTCACATTCTGGTGGGTGTTGTCCCTTGATAAAATCCGTCGCCGACTGTCACAATTCCAAACAAAACAGGGGATTCATAAAAACCCTCCAAAAATAGTTTCCTATGAATTTTCTCGATACAAACAAACCGAGAAAATTGATAACACCTCCATCATTCATGGCCTTATCAACCACTAACGCCAGAAAACAAGCGGAATTGTCTCTTATCGAAGAACAATGATATATTCGTGGATAATCGAAATGTTTACCAGATAGAGTTTCACGATGTAATACATGCTTCTTCCTCTGTGAGCACCGGGAGCTACTGAATCGAGTTGTTGAGTGGAAATCGGTTGTTGTCCGCAGAGTGAAGGGgagtaaataaatagaacTATTGGGGAGATGTCGGTTATTATAGGAATGGCAAATCCATAATGCTGAGGATTTAATTCTGACACCTGGTGATTTTGTGCTTTTTTTAGATTCCACAGAGCTTTTGTCACTATTTCTATACTTCAGGGTTTACTAATATCGATCAATATtcataaacaaaaattgttaacTAGTGCTGATCAACAAAAAATCCTGGAGAaccattgaaattatttttggccTTCGTACTAGGAGATTTTTaatattcccaaaaattcttttttgatTTTAGAGATGGATCAAAATCAATTTGACTAgaagaatgaaataataattcagcaacgaagtggtaaaatgagataagttgactcatCTGTGAGTACAGTTTTTtagcaatatctccgaatctaagagagatcgcggaatttttgtaataatatttattgtaaTACTCAATTTACTCCACAAATAATGGTATAATTAAAGTTTTGTTATCACCTCTAGATTGTGGGATACATAGGAAAAACTGGTGAATAGTCAAAGAtgatttatctcgttttactacTTCGTTATTGAATTGTGTCATttatttgaacaatttgtttgcagattttttttctgtattcCGATCGAAAACGATTTTCCAGATTATAAATTTATGTGATGCGACTGTTTTCTTATCGCATTTGTCATATATTCTGTCATATAATATGCAGCTGACCCTGAGACTGGATTATTAGCGTTTCTGTTCATTCCAGGACCTTCGGAGGTGTACGCACGTGTGGAGGTCGTGGATGGTGATGCAGGAAGACAATTCGACGACGGGTTTATACTATTTATGGTCAAAATTAATCCATTCTTTGATTACAAGTAGGGATTCGATGAATTTAAAACATTTGTAGAAGTTGATCTACGAATACCAGTGGAACTAAACGGATTCGAATGGAAATAGTAGTAGAAAATTTTAGGGATAATCAAATTTCGTATAAAATCACTGTTAACATATTCTCTAAACCCAATTTATCTCGAAATATTCACAAAAGAAATTcgtattcaatttttcgatccaaagagaaaaataaaaattgtcaaatgtTTGTTCACTTAACATTTCATCTTTAATCAATTGGTCTAATTTGTCTGTTGCATTCCTCCACATTTTCAGATGGAATGATAAATTGCTCAATCACATTCAGTGGAggaataaatctccatcacCTTCGATTGTTAATTCATAACAAAATTaagtatttacaatttttgctTTATTCACTTGACTTTCTTGTCATCTGCTCGAGGAGACAGACTTTCTCGTAATTTCGGGATCACTTCGGTGAAGATTATCGTCCCGGAGAAGACTAGACTGGTGCCGATCCAGTGGTATAGGCTGAATTCATTTCTGAAGTAGAGAATTGAGAATATCAATGACACAAATTTTCGAAGTGTCACGACCAGAGTGACTGTTAGGGATGTGCATTCTGTTGTGAGGACGAATACTGATGCGATGCACATGTATCTGTGAAGCATCGTTAAGGATactcattgaatttaattattttcaactaaGAAAACGATTCAAAGAgaattagagaaaaaaattcgccTTTGACCCAACTGGGAGTTGAACTCGGGTCGCCCAGTATCGCGCCAGACATTTTGACCGACTAAGCTACCTGATgccagaaaaatttatttcttctagGGGATAGTCAGATtctagatattttttacatttataaTAAAACAATATATTAATTTCTGCAAATTGAAAAACCCAACTCAAGTTCGATCTCTTCTCAGCTCTTTTTATCCCTTAATTATTGTTCGCTCGCTCTCATCAttgcactgagaaaaaaatgattcatgccaaatatccatttacttcacAGAAGTACTTCTTTCTTCGTTATTGTGCTTTTTCAGTCAGGTAATTACTCGATAATGTTTCGTAGGATAGATCTATGTTAACACATTTTTAATGTTAAAGATGCAACACGGATAGATTTATGTTAATTACATTGTTCTACAACATGAACATATTCATTGTAACTTCGAGGGAAGTCTGTAAATACTCATCCTCAGGCCTGCTGAAGAACAGTAAGATTATCTTAAATAAAACCTGATTAAGTGCCTCGGGGGACGACTCAAGTGAAGAAATTAGATtagaaaaataacaatttttctggaatcaatgaatatttggcaaaattttttcttctttatgtGATTTCATCTAACGAGAAAGTCATAATAATGTTGTCATtattaatttcttttattaCCGCGATTCCCTGTTTTCAATCACAACTAGACTTATGTAATGATCAGGCCATATCATGGGTCATTTTTCACTGATCACATGCCTCATCACCATGATTGCACATTTTCTGtacttttatttgaaaaaggaTACTGCGATAGAACGTTTCCGATGAGATACGCCACTGTTTTTGGAAGTGTGATGCCTAGAACCGAAGTTGGATCTGAATTCACCGCTAGTATTGCGTGGTCCCATATATTAGGGGCTAGCGTCAAAAAGAACGGCAGTGGTAACAAATGCTGAAACGAGAAATAGTCTTGAAAGCCCTCAGATTATGTAAAAAAAGTAGTAAAAATTCCACTATATAACGATTCGTGCCTGTAACCAAGGGTTTTTCTTTGGCTTTGAGACTCAAATCCACCTCCTTATGCtataaaatatatacatatatgatCTACTGCGTGAAAAGCTCATTGAATGCGCTTCAAAAGGACACCTAACGTGTCTACTTCTGATCATTCTTTACTGACTTATGATAGTTTTAAGCAAAAAATTACCTTTGTGGTTTCGCTTGAAACTGTCACtttgatataatttttcaaagtccTACATAAACTCTGCAAATATGTCTATTAACTATTTTGACATGTGTGAATAATTCTTTAAAATTGTATATGATAAATTCAACTTCATTGATTTTCCGTTGAGTTATTGTAGATTATGTTCATTTTTTGCGTGATGTCACATTTATAAAATGCTAATTCTTGCCAATTATGGAGAATTTAAATTTGACCAGTGCGGCTATACCGTATATCAATTTTAGGATATCATTGAGACCTTCACATTGACACTCTATACTATTCATTTCATCGTTTAAGACCAATGTAATAAGCGATAATGTGTGGATGTGtggaaatttctcatttttttctcttaaatccaaaaatttccgtttttcctccatttttaaTACAAATTTCAGTTTCAGATGGTAATATATTCAATTACTTCTCATTTCTCCCTTGAATTATCCAATCATCAACATTTTTCGTTGCGTTATGAGGGATTTCAATGAGAAAATGACGTTTCATgactttattgaaaaattcagaacgAGTGGATTTAGGTCaaaatattatataatatttttcaatcaaaaagtCATTCTCCAGATAATATCTGTTATCATTTCTTTCCTTTAATGCATATGATatttatagaattttattAATGGGGATGAGAGGTATAATTTTGCATCTGTCTCAAGGACGAGTCATTGTAGTCGACAAAGTTCCAACATTATATTGACGATCATTTGGTTCGTGACAAAAGAGCTAAGGAGTTACTGCGGATATCTTATCAtttctcatgtttttttttcaatttcttggaAACTAGGGATCATGtggacatgaaaaaatataccgTTTGGGACACTCACTGTGTAATACAGAGCCTCCTTTGGATGTTTTCCGTATTTAACGTACAAAACTTCTTGATAAAGTCCCATTCTCGCTGAAATAAACAAGGCAACAGtcaacaaagtgattcccagacTCCACCAGAAGAGATTTTCCATAGGACTCGGAGGTGATGCACCAGTTGCCATTTTTTGAGTCGACTTAATCTCTTGTCCACTGACGATTGTGCACATGACTATTCCCATTGTTATCATTAATACTGACAAGTATTTGCTCAGAGGGTACTTCTTATTCAGAATTATTATCCCCATTATCATATTAGCTATGAGAGATCcctggaaaaatattaaatcttAATGAATGATacaaaataaatcaactagCTATTGATTGTTTGGAAAAATGGGGAATGCGATTTTGATGGGAGTTTTTCATCACTATCTCGAGGTTCAAGGAAGGAAGTGAAATTTTCGTTGGATTGAAACGTTGATTAAAGTTCTTCTCATCAGGTTTTCTTGTGACATACAacactaatttttttgttttccgtAGGTTTTTAtggaacaaaagaaaaatcaattgaaaactcCAGTGAATACGTAGAATTCGTACGATTTCCTTATCACCCATTTATCAGTAATTTATTCTTCACAAAGTTAATCATTCAGTGCAAAATTTCTTAttcatcagaaaaatattaatttctaaTCACCACGAGTATTTAAATACGGCGGTGGGGGGAGAGGCGCTGCAGtacgaagcagagagagaaaataatggCGGATTCACGTGCTCCAGACAATAACAAACGCCGCATTTATATTTTGCGAGGGAAAATGCTAAATTGACGTTACGGTGAGTGTGATAACGTGTTGTAAAGTGATTATTGATGACTTAGTTTACGTAAATGGAATGAAGATCGGAGGTTTTGCGACCTAGGTACGTTTGCATGAAGGTTAAAGCCTTGCTATATGATAAATGAGCAGTGTTCTAGATTAATTAGACCACACCGATTAAGTAAatgtttagtaatgatttttgaGAGGCAATTGAACCTTCATATCTTCGAAAGAGATTCGGAATCGATAACACCGCTATTATCGAGGGAATTTCGGAACGAGATGGCattgaaaatcataaaatttcgtgttttTTCAGAATCATTGGgcgttaaaaaaatagaatgtatatatttttagctaatggattttttttacaaaagatAGGAAAAGGTAAGTTACTTACCGCTCGAAAAATCATGTGCAATGGCATCGGAATATTGAAATCAAAGGCATAATTATTGCACACACTAGCCAAGAAGAACATAAAGACCATAATCATGTAGTCCTTGAATCCAATCCTCGGTTTGACAGTTCCAAATTTCGATGTAAATATGAATCCTTCGAGGGAGATGAGAAGGAATTGTGCGAATGTAATGAGATTTCCACTCCCTGGATCTTCCCTGAATGAAACCACCACAAAGCACAATAAATAATACAATCAAATAAGTGAGAAGATATCTTAAGGCACCACCAACGCCGCCAGAACCAAAAAGTCAAATctgtcacttgaaaaaaatcgtttaatcCGTGCATTGTGACGAAGCCGCCAACAACTGGATAAATAACAATACTAATGTTTGCATCACTCACTTGACTAAAAGTTCGAGAAATATAACATTGGAGCAACATCCGAGGAAGACACAGGCTATAGCGAGTGTCACTTTCatcttaaataaattaatgcgagtcagcgaaaaaaaaattaacaataatgCTCAGTGATTCTAAAGCACTTGTGGATATCGGTGATAATCTCGGTGGTGCACATAACCTCGCCAAGTCGACTGACGGATTGGGAGACACGTCGAGAATCCGCTGATATGCCCCCGGAAGGTCGAATATTTTGTGGACTGTTATTTGAGCGTTTGAAGCTCCCGCGTCAGGTGGGGTAACCAATGGGagtgcatattttttttagtttaattgTTGTTGAACCCAGGGTTGGgagcaaagaggatagacgtTGGTcacgttaattaaaattaaattgaaagtaTAATTTTATATATTGCTATGGGAAACTTCTTGTTACCCCGACTCTGGTTATATATACCTATtaaatttgaagaattttgaAAACTTGGTTGGGTGATATTGAAAGTCAATGctgttttgaaataaaaatatcgtggGATTATTACTTTATTCGTgtttgttataaaatattgacatATTGTATGAAATGATAGACAAATAGAAATGTCAAAAATCAATAGTCTAGTAGGGGTGAGAAATTTCGATTTGTTCAAGATGGCCGCATGATCATCATACAAGGATGATGATCATCATATGATGGATCATGTACTCCTCTTTTTGCAATCAGAGATGATGCTTTTGTTATATGAATTATGTTTCACTGTTTCCATTAAATTAGAAGAACCTTTTAATTACTTATGgggatttaattttaatttccatgAAGACATTAGTTTTTTCCGATATTAAAGAAGGATTCTTTTCATAATCATTTACTTTCTTGAGGGCTTCATTTTAATCTATATCTACCTAAATCcgaattaaattccaatatgAAATTAAAAGAACAATTCTTTAAAATAGCCTCTTAATCATTCGAAGCGAAATGTTGAACGTCTCTTATATTTAGTATCGCTCAGTTCAATACTCTATTGCGAATTTAGAGTCTTCATTCGATAGAAGATCACCGAGTAAGTTAAGTTTACTTAAAATCAGTGGTGAGCCATCAGATGCAACTCAAAAGAGCATTTTTCTTCGCCAGATTAAAAATTACGATCACATAACAGGCGTATCGTAAGTCCGTTGTTCTATAATCTTTTTATTCCATAACAAAATTGATTATCAGTGCTGCGGCGTTAACTATTCGTAAATACGAGCATTATTATGACTCTATTTATGTTTGAGGGAAAATAATCCAACTGAAAATCGCAACAAATGCGAACTTCTTGTTCTTTTAATCGCATGGAGAACCGCTTAGTACGATCTCAATATTATCTCAGAATTCCTTAAATGTTATTTcgtatttaaatgaaaatcgaGACACAggctaaacaaaaaaaaaattatctaccgCGTGTCGCATCCAATTATGATCAtttggtaataaaaaaaaaatcacgtacATAGATTAAAGAAATATTGAACGTATTTATTAAGcatatcacaatttttatcgttattattttttcctaattCTGTAAAGTGTCATTCGAGAATGATTAATTCAGTCGTCTTTGTAGATAATCTACAATGTATCAATTAGTCTGAAATGTCATGTATCTCTTCatcacgatttccgattcttcaaTGGTTTTGTGGATTCAAAAATTCGCCATCTAGTCTGCATAATGGAATAATGATTAAAATTACATCACTAGTTTTATAAATTCGTAATGTCGAGGCTTATTCTAATATACATTATTACTTAATCTTTGTTAGTAATTACTTGAGGAAATTAGTGGGAAATCGAAGAGAGTAGATGAGCGATTGATTAAGAAATTTTACGAAAATCATGAGACCAAAAATTTTACTCCTGCTATTGGAgctgaatattaattttcctttGATAATATCTcccaaaataaaatattcagacGATTCTTGCAAAACATTTTTCGATTAGAATTTAACAAGCTATATATACAACTTTTGACatcttttaataaattctcTAGTTGTCGAAATATTTCTAACATATCCTGGACCCTTCCACATTAATTTTACTCAACAGATTTCCCTAGTTCATTATGGTGGGATTTAAAAAACGAAGACTTTTCGTCATGAAGTGTAATCTCCTCGGAAATCCATAAGCTTCAAAAAAAGATTCTATCGTCCTGCCCATTATCATCCTTTCTGTCTTCaatgctctacgagccgctcGCATTTGCTTAAATTGTGTAAAAACATTTCGAATTCCCTCGAATTATCTGGAAAGTGTCTGGAAGGTTTTTCAAATTTGTTCAATTCCTCCGGATTTCGCTGGAAAATGACCTAATCTCGCATTCGCTCGAATTCACTAGCAACTCCTTGGATCCTCTGGCATTTCAAGTTCTGATCAAGCCTCAGGCTCGCTTGACATTACTTCCACTCAGGTTGTGACAACTTTGAATTCCTTTAAACTCCAAGTAAACCTTTTACATGTCCAATTTTGCCATCTTTTCTAAGATTGTTCGGAGCATGAATCCTGTTGAAAATTACTCGAAAGAAGGAGAACATCCTgaataatccacaaattacTTTCTGCGTGAGATCTTGAGCCGCAGTCCATTGGCGTTGGTCAACACAATAGAAGAACTCATTCTCAATTGATCGGGGGTCTCTAAGGACTGGATGTGATATGCTTTGAGAACAGACAAAATAGCGACCTTGACCTCCATAGTGGCGAACTTCCATCCTATGCAGTTGCGCGAACCAGCGCTGAAAGGAATGTAGGCAAATGTTGGAGGCTTCGGGTTTTCCGGAAGGAATCTCTCTGGTTTGAAAACCTCAGGCTCAGGGAAGTGACGAGGATCTCGATGTAGAAGAAACGTATTTATCAGGATTGTAGAGCCAACGGGAATGTCGTGATCCACTGAAAGAatccatgattttttatttcatcgaaaacgaaatccaaaaaaaaatggaatacacttgtaaaaatcccaaaaaccgTTAAGTATAAAGACATCTCATAAACACTTTTatacaaaatttcataaaCTATAAAGTAATTCTAATGACTTTTTCCTGTATACTGAATAGTTTCTGAGATATTTACGGAAGAATATTGAAGATTCTATTTCCACTATGAAGTTCCAAAATTAATAGATTTCTTACTTATTTTTATCGGTTGGTAAATCTGTCGGGCGAGCAGGGGCACCACGGGGTACATCCTCCAGACTTCTTTGACACAGGCATCAAGCcatgataatttattcagCGCTTCTAGGGTTATTTCCTCACTACCGACTAGTTGATCGTATTCTTCCAAAATTCTAATCTAAAAGAATGCCATAAAATTAGATAAATCATtagatttattaaataaataaaatacaatgAGATAAAATTAGATAAATCAACGGTTCGTAATTCTCAGAAAATCCTTCAACTTATCAGCCATCGATGAGTTTAGCTTAGTGGACATTATGCAGTTTTCAAAGCTAATTATT
Coding sequences within it:
- the LOC135162693 gene encoding UDP-xylose and UDP-N-acetylglucosamine transporter yields the protein MKVTLAIACVFLGCCSNVIFLELLVKEDPGSGNLITFAQFLLISLEGFIFTSKFGTVKPRIGFKDYMIMVFMFFLASVCNNYAFDFNIPMPLHMIFRAGSLIANMIMGIIILNKKYPLSKYLSVLMITMGIVMCTIVSGQEIKSTQKMATGASPPSPMENLFWWSLGITLLTVALFISARMGLYQEVLYVKYGKHPKEALYYTHLLPLPFFLTLAPNIWDHAILAVNSDPTSVLGITLPKTVAYLIGNVLSQYMCIASVFVLTTECTSLTVTLVVTLRKFVSLIFSILYFRNEFSLYHWIGTSLVFSGTIIFTEVIPKLRESLSPRADDKKVK